Proteins found in one Triticum aestivum cultivar Chinese Spring chromosome 4D, IWGSC CS RefSeq v2.1, whole genome shotgun sequence genomic segment:
- the LOC123096852 gene encoding uncharacterized protein encodes MVETRRSSAAKRPSSTSPPPGSPSASAPPPKRPKAEPPASPTSSAPGRAEEDSEAAAATRSAGLADDALTPAIKDQGGDKRAAAAAAESSRRRKETPPQQHAAPWAKLLSQCSQSPHLPISVPQFSVGQSKRCNLLLKDQSVSEILCKLRHVEQGGPCELEVIGDKGVVLLNGRAVNPGMKVPLTGGDEVVFSSCGKHAYIFQHPLNDKVAKAVTSSAVGLLEPPVAGVKHIHMENRTEVTSTVAGTEMLASVSSQSKDLPAVPPASAEEENQRVVQPIISSASDKSKGHCISPDKECENGENTNEANSNIEDSPMDVAATPISPDAVANDTSRQNGFGSDAHLDEIGKIATYKIRPVLRMIAGSTVSEFDLTGDLFKALEDQRDLIRDLNTSASLPPSRCQAFKDAMKQGIISPSDIEVTFENFPYYLSENTKNVLLSCSFLHLEKKEFIKQFSEISSINQRILLSGPSGSEIYQETLIKALAKHFGARLLVVDSLLLPGVPSKDPETQKDVGKADKSGDKAGGEKLTILHKHRSSLADTMHFRRPAAPTSSVNADIVGTSTLHSATLPKQESSTATSKGYTFREGERVRYVGPAQTPSGIHRGPSYGYRGRVMLAFEENGSSKIGVRFDKQIPDGNDLGGLCEEDHGFFCSAELLRPDFSGSEEVERLAMTELIEVISEESKIGSLIVLLKDVEKSFTGITESFSSLRNKLELLPPGVLIIGSHTQMDSRKEKAHPGGFLFTKFASSSQTLFDLFPDSFGSRLHERNKESPKAMKHLNKLFPNKISIQLPQDEALLTSWKQQLDRDVETLKAKSNIGSIRTFLNRSAIECNDLEELFIKDQSLTNENVDKIVGYAVSYHLKHNKVETSKDGKLIITSGSLKHGLDMLQSIHSDNKSSKKSLKDVATENEFEKRLLADVIPPNDIGVTFDDIGALENVKETLKELVMLPLQRPELFCKGQLTKPCKGILLFGPPGTGKTMLAKAVATEAGANFINISMSSITSKWFGEGEKYVKAVFSLASKISPSVIFIDEVDSMLGRRENPGEHEAMRKMKNEFMVNWDGLRTKDKERVLVLGATNRPFDLDEAVIRRFPRRLMVNLPDASNREKILKVILAKEELGQDTDLESLANMTDGYSGSDLKNLCVTAAHYPIREILEKEKKEKNVAKSEGRPEPALHGSEDVRPLSLDDFKSAHEQVCASVSSDSANMNELVQWNDLYGEGGSRKKKALSYFM; translated from the exons ATGGTGGAgactcgccggagctccgccgccaagCGCCCCTCCTCTACGTCACCGCCCCCCGGCTCCCCCTCCGCCTCCGCCCCTCCCCCGAAGCGCCCCAAG GCGGAACCTCCGGCGTCGCCGACGTCGTCTGCGCCCGGAAGGGCCGAGGAGGATTCGGAGGCGGCCGCGGCCACCAGGAGCGCCGGCTTGGCGGACGACGCCCTGACACCGGCGATCAAAG ATCAAGGAGGGGATAAGcgggcggctgctgctgctgctgagagcTCGCGTAGGAGGAAGGAAACGCCACCGCAGCAGCATGCGGCGCCATGGGCCAAGCTGCTCTCGCAGTGCTCACAG AGTCCTCATCTTCCTATCAGTGTCCCTCAATTTTCTGTTGGCCAAAGCAAAAGATGTAATCTATTGTTGAAAGACCAATCTGTCAGCGAAATACTTTGCAAGCTGCGGCACGTTGAG CAAGGAGGTCCGTGCGAGTTAGAGGTTATAGGCGACAAGGGTGTGGTCCTATTAAATGGAAGGGCCGTAAATCCAGGCATGAAAGTTCCCCTTACTGGAGGGGATGAAGTCGTATTCAGTTCATGCGGCAAACATGCTTAT ATTTTTCAGCATCCTTTGAATGATAAAGTTGCTAAAGCGGTGACATCATCAGCCGTTGGCCTTCTAGAACCTCCAGTTGCCGGTGTCAAGCATATCCATATGGAGAACAGAACAGAAGTCACTTCGACTGTTGCGGGGACAGAGATGTTAGCATCCGTATCGAGTCAATCGAAGGACCTACCAGCAGTGCCACCTGCATCAGCTGAGGAGGAGAATCAGAGAGTAGTGCAACCTATCATATCATCTGCTTCTGATAAATCAAAAGGGCACTGCATCAGCCCTGATAAGGAATGCGAGAATGGGGAAAACACTAATGAGGCTAATTCTAATATTGAAGACTCTCCAATGGATGTGGCTGCAACCCCCATATCTCCTGATGCTGTTGCTAATGACACGAGTCGACAAAATGGCTTTGGATCTGATGCTCATCTTGATGAAATCGGTAAGATTGCAACTTATAAGATAAGGCCAGTTCTGAGGATGATTGCAGGGTCAACTGTATCAGAGTTCGATTTGACTGGTGATCTTTTTAAAGCTCTTGAAGATCAGAGGGATCTCATCAGGGATCTTAACACGTCAGCCAGCTTACCTCCGAGCAGATGCCAAGCCTTTAAGGACGCGATGAAACAAGGAATTATTAGTCCAAGTGATATTGAAGTTACATTTGAGAATTTCCCCTACTATCTTAG CGAGAATACGAAGAATGTGCTCTTATCATGTTCATTCCTTCATTTGGAAAAGAAGGAATTCATTAAGCAGTTCTCCGAAATTTCATCAATAAACCAGCGAATTTTATTATCTGGTCCATCAG GTTCTGAGATTTATCAGGAAACATTGATAAAGGCACTTGCCAAACATTTTGGTGCTAGACTACTTGTTGTGGATTCACTCCTGTTGCCTGGG GTGCCTTCAAAGGACCCAGAAACCCAGAAAGATGTTGGCAAGGCTGATAAGTCAGGGGACAAGGCAGGTGGTGAGAAATTGACAATTCTTCATAAGCACCGCTCTTCCTTGGCAGACACAATGCACTTCAGAAGACCAGCTGCACCAACTTCCAGTGTGAATGCTGATATTGTGGGTACATCCACTCTACATTCTGCAACTTTGCCCAAACAGGAGTCCTCAACAGCTACATCCAAGGGCTATACTTTTAGAGAAG GGGAGAGGGTGAGGTATGTGGGTCCAGCTCAGACACCTTCAGGCATACATCG GGGCCCAAGTTACGGTTATCGAGGCAGAGTGATGCTTGCTTTCGAAGAAAATGGATCGTCTAAAATTGGAGTCCGATTCGACAAGCAGATCCCTGATGGTAATGATCTTGGTGGTTTGTGTGAGGAAGATCATGGCTTCTTCTGTTCTG CTGAATTGCTCCGCCCAGACTTTTCTGGTAGTGAAGAAGTTGAAAGGCTAGCTATGACCGAGTTAATTGAG GTCATCTCAGAAGAAAGCAAAATTGGTTCTCTGATAGTGTTACTAAAGGATGTAGAGAAATCATTCACTGGAATCACAGAATCATTTTCATCTTTAAGGAACAAACTCGAATTGCTTCCACCTGGTGTTCTGATTATAGGATCCCACACCCAGATGGACAGCCGTAAAGAGAAG GCACATCCTGGTGGATTTCTTTTTACGAAGTTCGCTAGTAGCAGCCAGACGCTCTTCGACCTTTTCCCG GATAGCTTTGGTAGTCGGTTGCACGAAAGGAACAAAGAAAGCCCGAAGGCAATGAAACATCTAAATAAACTTTTCCCGAACAAAATTTCCATCCAGCTTCCACAG GATGAAGCATTACTTACCAGTTGGAAGCAACAATTGGATCGTGATGTTGAAACCCTTAAAGCAAAATCTAACATCGGTAGCATTCGTACG TTTTTGAATCGCAGTGCAATCGAATGCAATGACCTTGAAGAATTATTCATTAAAGATCAGTCACTGACTAATGAAA ATGTGGACAAGATTGTCGGGTACGCTGTCAGTTATCATCTTAAGCACAATAAAGTCGAAACCTCCAAGGACGGTAAACTTATTATCACGAGCGGAAG CCTTAAGCATGGCCTCGACATGCTACAGAGCATCCATAGTGATAACAAGAGCTCAAAAAAATCGTTAAAG GATGTTGCCACAGAGAACGAGTTTGAGAAAAGGCTTCTGGCAGATGTTATACCACCGAATGATATTGGAGTCACCTTTGATGATATTGGTGCGTTGGAGAATGTAAAGGAAACATTGAAGGAGTTGGTGATGCTCCCACTGCAAAGGCCGGAATTGTTCTGCAAAGGGCAGTTAACGAAG CCTTGCAAGGGAATATTGCTCTTCGGCCCCCCTGGCACTGGGAAAACTATGCTTGCTAAAGCAGTAGCAACTGAAGCAGGCGCCAACTTCATCAATATATCAATGTCAAGCATTACATCGAAG TGGTTTGGTGAAGGGGAGAAATATGTGAAGGCTGTTTTTTCATTAGCAAGTAAAATATCCCCGAGTGTTATTTTTATTGATGAG GTCGATAGTATGTTAGGAAGGAGAGAAAATCCTGGGGAGCATGAAGCCATGCGCAAGATGAAAAATGAATTTATGGTAAATTGGGACGGGTTGCGAACGAAAGATAAAGAACGTGTACTGGTTCTTGGTGCCACAAATAGACCTTTTGACCTGGACGAGGCTGTGATTAGGAGGTTCCCCCGCAG GCTAATGGTAAATTTACCTGACGCATCAAATAGAGAGAAAATTTTGAAAGTTATTTTAGCAAAAGAAGAGTTGGGACAAGATACTGATCTGGAGTCACTTGCTAATATGACTGATGGATATTCAGGAAGTGACCTGAAG AATCTATGTGTAACTGCAGCGCACTACCCCATTCGAGAAATCCTAGAGAAGGAAAAGAAG GAGAAGAATGTTGCAAAGTCAGAAGGTAGGCCTGAGCCTGCCTTGCATGGAAGCGAGGACGTCCGTCCTCTTAGTTTGGATGACTTCAAATCTGCCCATGAGCAG GTTTGCGCGAGCGTGTCATCTGATTCGGCAAACATGAATGAGCTTGTCCAATGGAACGACCTCTACGGCGAAGGAggttcaaggaagaagaaagcaCTGAGCTACTTCATGTGA